Proteins from a single region of Pithys albifrons albifrons isolate INPA30051 chromosome 10, PitAlb_v1, whole genome shotgun sequence:
- the OSBPL9 gene encoding oxysterol-binding protein-related protein 9 isoform X3 encodes MAGGVDSGFVPSVHDFDKKLTEADAYLQILIDQLKLFDEKLQNCKDDEQRKKIEGLKETTSSMVESIKHCIVLLQIAKDQNNEEKHADGLISTINPVDAVYQPSPLEPAGLSAMPSQAVLPPEPAQLCKSEQRPSSLPVGPVVASLGNQTPTPNSTGSGQSAPSSSLTSPSHVNLSPNTVPDFSYSSSEDEFYDADEFYQSSSSPKRCLESSGPAAVLTRSSTGSSMKRPDTTESLNSSMSNGTNDTDLFDPPDDREDDGEGESVEEHKSVIMHLLSQVRLGMDLTKVVLPTFILERRSLLEMYADFFAHPDLFVSISDQKDPKERMVQVVKWYLSAFHAGRKGSVAKKPYNPILGEIFRCHWVLPGSEGEDDMEPVSEGPVPWVSKSSVTFVAEQVSHHPPISAFYAECFSKRIQFNAHIWTKSKFLGMSIGVHNIGQGCVTCLDHDEHYILTFPNGYGRSILTVPWIELGGECSISCSKTGYNASIVFHTKPFYGGKKHRVTAEIFSPNDKKPFCSIEGEWNGVMYAKYSTGENAVFIDTKKMPTIKKKVRKLEDQDDFESRCLWKDVTYNLKIRDIDAATAAKHALEERQRAEARARKESETSWETRLFHEDGECWVYDEPLLKRLAAASKH; translated from the exons aaaattGAAGGCCTCAAAGAAACAACTAGT agCATGGTAGAATCAATAAAACACTGCATTGTGTTACTACAGATTGCTAAA GACCAAAATAATGAGGAGAAGCACGCAGATGGACTTATA AGCACCATCAACCCGGTGGACGCCGTGTACCAGCCCAGCCCGCTGGAGCCGGCGGGGCTCAGCGCCATGCCCTCCCAGGCCGTGCTGCCCCCAG AACCTGCTCAGCTGTGCAAGTCAGAGCAGCGACCCTCCTCTTTGCCAGTGGGACCCGTAGTAGCATCGCTTGGAAATCAGACTCCAACACCAAATAGTACAG GAAGTGGGCAGTCAGCACCAAGCAGCAGCCTCACCTCTCCAAGCCACGTCAACCTGTCTCCAAATACAGTCCCAGACTTCTCTTACTCAAGCAGTGAGGATGAGTTCTATGATGCTGATGAGTTCTACCAGAGCAGTTCCTCCCCAAAGCGATGTCTGGA ATCTTCAGGGCCTGCTGCAGTCCTGACCCGGAGCAGCACCGGCAGCAGCATGAAACGTCCAGATACCACCGAGTCCCTCAATTCTTCCATGTCCAACGGCACCAACGACACTG ATCTCTTTGACCCTCCTGATGATCGAGAAGATGATGGGGAAGGAGAGTCGGTGGAGGAGCATAAGAGTGTTATAATGCATCTCCTGTCCCAGGTCAGACTAGGCATGGATCTAACCAAG GTGGTTCTTCCAACTTTTATCCTGGAACGAAGGTCACTGTTGGAAATGTATGCTGACTTCTTTGCACATCCAGACTTGTTTGTCAG CATCAGTGACCAGAAGGACCCAAAGGAGCGGATGGTTCAAGTGGTAAAATGGTACCTCTCAGCCTTTCATGCAGGAAGAAAAGGGTCAGTTGCTAAGAAGCCTTACAATCCCATTTTGGGCGAGATCTTCCGCTGTCACTGGGTGTTGCCGGGCTCCGAAGGTGAAGATGACATG GAGCCTGTTTCAGAAGGACCAGTGCCCTGGGTCAGTAAAAGCAGCGTAACCTTCGTGGCAGAGCAGGTCTCTCACCATCCTCCAA tttcaGCATTTTATGCCGAGTGTTTTAGCAAGAGGATACAGTTCAATGCTCACATATGGACCAAGTCAAAATTCCTAGGAATGTCTATCGGGGTTCATAATATAGGGCAAG GCTGTGTCACATGCCTAGATCATGATGAACACTATATTCTGACCTTTCCTAATGGCTATGGAAG GTCTATTCTCACTGTGCCATGGATAGAACTTGGTGGAGAGTGCAGTATTAGTTGCTCCAAGACAGGTTATAACGCTTCCATCGTCTTCCACACAAAACCATTTTATGGAGGAAAGAAGCACAGAGTTACAGCTGAAATTTT tTCTCCAAATGACAAGAAACCCTTCTGCTCCATTGAAGGAGAATGGAATGGGGTCATGTATGCAAAATACTCAACAGGG GAGAATGCTGTCTTTATAGATACCAAGAAAATGCCTACAATTAAGAAGAAGGTAAGGAAATTGGAGGACCAAGACGACTTTGAGTCTCGCTG ctTGTGGAAGGATGTCACCTACAACTTGAAAATCCGAGACATCGACGCGGCCACGGCTGCCAAGCACGCGCTTGAGGAGCGGCAGAGAGCCGAGGCCAGGGCCAGGAAGGAGAGcgagacctcctgggaaacaAGG CTGTTCCATGAGGACGGAGAGTGCTGGGTTTACGACGAGCCACTGCTGAAACGACTTGCTGCTGCCAGTAAGCACTAA